From the genome of Streptomyces sp. NBC_01317, one region includes:
- the glnII gene encoding glutamine synthetase has product MTFKAEYIWIDGTEPTAKLRSKTKILDDGAELPIWGFDGSSTNQAEGHASDRVLKPVFSCPDPIRGGGDVLVMCEVLNIDMTPHESNTRAQLTEVAEKFAGQEPIFGIEQEYTFFKGARPLGFPEGGFPAAQGGYYCGVGADEIFGREIVEAHLDNCLKAGLGISGINAEVMPGQWEFQVGPLAPLEVSDQLWLARWLLYRTAEDFNVSATLDPKPVKGDWNGAGAHTNFSTKAMRETYEAIITAAESLGEGSKPLDHVKNYGAGIDERLTGLHETAPWNEYSYGVSDRGASVRIPWQVEKDGKGYIEDRRPNANVDPYVVTRLIVDTCCTALEKAGQV; this is encoded by the coding sequence GTGACCTTCAAGGCTGAGTACATCTGGATCGACGGAACCGAGCCGACCGCGAAGCTCCGCTCGAAGACGAAGATCCTGGACGACGGTGCCGAGCTGCCCATCTGGGGCTTCGACGGATCGAGCACCAACCAGGCCGAGGGCCATGCCTCGGACCGTGTGCTCAAGCCGGTCTTCTCCTGCCCGGACCCGATCCGCGGCGGGGGCGACGTCCTCGTCATGTGCGAGGTCCTGAACATCGACATGACGCCGCACGAGTCCAACACCCGGGCGCAGCTGACCGAGGTCGCGGAGAAGTTCGCGGGCCAGGAGCCGATCTTCGGCATCGAGCAGGAGTACACCTTCTTCAAGGGCGCGCGCCCGCTGGGCTTCCCCGAGGGCGGCTTCCCGGCCGCGCAGGGCGGCTACTACTGCGGCGTCGGCGCGGACGAGATCTTCGGCCGTGAGATCGTCGAGGCGCACCTGGACAACTGCCTCAAGGCGGGTCTGGGCATCTCCGGCATCAACGCCGAGGTCATGCCGGGCCAGTGGGAGTTCCAGGTGGGCCCGCTGGCGCCGCTGGAGGTCTCGGACCAGCTGTGGCTCGCGCGCTGGCTGCTCTACCGCACCGCCGAGGACTTCAACGTCTCGGCGACGCTCGACCCGAAGCCGGTGAAGGGCGACTGGAACGGCGCGGGCGCGCACACCAACTTCTCGACGAAGGCCATGCGCGAGACGTACGAGGCGATCATCACGGCCGCCGAGTCGCTGGGCGAGGGCTCGAAGCCGCTCGACCACGTCAAGAACTACGGCGCGGGCATCGACGAGCGGCTGACCGGTCTGCACGAGACCGCCCCGTGGAACGAGTACAGCTACGGCGTCTCGGACCGCGGCGCCTCCGTCCGCATCCCGTGGCAGGTCGAGAAGGACGGCAAGGGGTACATCGAGGACCGCCGTCCGAACGCGAACGTCGACCCGTACGTGGTCACGCGCCTGATCGTGGACACCTGCTGCACGGCGCTGGAGAAGGCCGGACAGGTCTGA
- a CDS encoding ARPP-2 domain-containing protein — protein MTRLDLTGLTTRPAQVWGGIRLVPLVRAEPVPGLRLHAEIYAGLGAVALDDGTEYLSYVPHGFVADWSGEETEPGQGNGQKAGQRASYGTQLGAGRPDTVTVHRHHRMVKRRRPGKGLSGGAATARCRFLPLHLALEGYLALHFGGPSVAWEEWSRQAVRQGFSPREEEAYLGLDVRGLADALRVFEIHPGQCGVLVHTADSLAAAFVVPHPDDYRALHPSLLQDLYGELVHQYAHFGAPVAEFEARISGRYVATLAGLRARAVAQERLWSETHGDVLARELLTESYASERVFRMGSYELRRFLPPFRRGGAEQHIGELITDHKGRTAYLKTFRLSDAQIRRGHLLSVLAAHDWRLDGTAAALSTTYEELVRRMGAAGFAPLLNEHVVARRIAETK, from the coding sequence ATGACCCGGCTCGACCTGACGGGGCTGACCACGCGCCCCGCGCAGGTGTGGGGCGGCATCCGGCTCGTGCCGCTGGTGCGCGCGGAACCGGTGCCCGGACTGCGGCTGCACGCGGAGATCTACGCGGGGCTGGGCGCGGTCGCGCTCGACGACGGCACGGAGTACCTGTCGTACGTCCCGCACGGTTTTGTCGCGGACTGGTCCGGGGAGGAGACGGAACCGGGACAGGGCAACGGACAGAAGGCAGGGCAACGCGCCTCCTACGGGACCCAGTTGGGCGCCGGGCGGCCCGACACCGTGACCGTCCACCGCCACCACCGCATGGTGAAGCGCCGCAGGCCCGGCAAGGGGCTGTCCGGCGGCGCCGCCACGGCCCGCTGCCGTTTCCTGCCGCTCCACCTGGCTCTGGAGGGCTATCTGGCGCTGCACTTCGGCGGTCCCTCCGTCGCCTGGGAGGAGTGGTCACGGCAGGCGGTACGGCAGGGGTTCTCGCCCCGCGAGGAGGAGGCGTACCTGGGGCTCGACGTCCGGGGACTCGCCGACGCGCTGCGGGTCTTCGAGATCCACCCCGGCCAGTGCGGGGTCCTGGTCCACACGGCCGACTCCCTCGCCGCGGCCTTCGTCGTACCGCATCCGGACGACTACCGCGCGCTGCACCCGAGCCTGCTCCAGGACCTGTACGGCGAACTGGTCCACCAGTACGCCCACTTCGGCGCGCCCGTCGCCGAGTTCGAGGCACGGATCTCCGGCCGGTACGTGGCGACCCTCGCCGGTCTCCGGGCCCGCGCGGTGGCGCAGGAGCGGCTGTGGAGCGAGACCCACGGGGACGTCCTGGCGCGGGAGTTGCTCACGGAGTCGTACGCCTCCGAGCGGGTCTTCCGGATGGGCTCGTACGAACTGCGCCGCTTCCTGCCGCCGTTCCGGCGCGGCGGCGCGGAGCAGCACATCGGTGAGCTGATCACGGACCACAAGGGGCGCACGGCGTACCTCAAGACGTTCCGGCTGTCCGACGCGCAGATCAGGCGCGGTCATCTGCTGAGCGTGCTGGCCGCGCACGACTGGCGGTTGGACGGGACGGCGGCGGCGCTGAGCACCACGTACGAAGAGCTGGTGCGCCGGATGGGCGCCGCCGGGTTCGCGCCGCTGCTGAACGAGCACGTGGTCGCTCGGAGGATCGCGGAAACAAAATAA